From a region of the Calonectris borealis chromosome 2, bCalBor7.hap1.2, whole genome shotgun sequence genome:
- the ICE1 gene encoding little elongation complex subunit 1 isoform X4: MCIDSATGKRENQENDPVLASVQDKAWPEKRRLTVTEETVQIHRKFRKCDGKMLPWYSSLESAGKQNSVTAMQLQASTEPFGGDCVENRTTEECLHGGEDKTVDVIIQTDGAHSSSDFSDQEQKGPGRNVMDILNWARPLPALLSPVQLSPPATQDILFGEVTGSSDEEVDCSASAAEDILQEDQVQPPSCNVFSLDEEYNRQSKSCEHGLEAEISCNLSWNEKNVHSGSKMLSKEERDAETKQPEAATLITNMGTNKDCLQDNSEHMETEKGELTEATAHELEAIEEQKGDSEDMHSEEGGSSADFMLHSFKPQNQTEKCSEVEQTEQNVILIRAVDYEGTHKKHGELMKAERDGLSGERKTPRAESVPQNVTYLPPEQCIVLQSEDSEEKSDVLIQNEVVENESKNVIKVTNIASDVGENIKQVIIGEDISAAIQMKGLCAEANNERELSENVLSDFSSSKSFCEVECPKDLMIQCDGERIIMETEAETGAIEISAHSQCSEITHDSEEILEKQRVQTIKDEVDKECEPETVKVSRHYLPVSAIEGMRNSLSMDNKDKNVGSERTALSAFPKDDEQLRIEDIYLTRPETIELAMKFNRESVLEIAESSQLLRSAERGKLVDVKEGGYLKGKPHQEENGSNLSQGKSVLEGILAPKTACVIDAESSIAKCESSMLDFTEIKGEIKKPENQCSTLERGLSKTQNFSVFESQETEFKVNSEDFGEESSELLERVDTIASVLVESNLSSQAQFAKPLNQFLVIENVKCHEIKGELNKQSKELVTETCSSSFNWEENVVQKNNISEIICQSISEIDFNSGLAFSTQGDLEVGCINTEETGSSVQVRIGLESTMPPDLNFSLQKAVSFVETNFTEKAAFSRRWEDKGDKNCVTGSAFNCSSESLEEGAEILSAEKDNMCKELDFLEREYVHKNEVKIADKKEQPGDKETQASDKSQILDANSYNKNTFLLQKFDCQESGCRTSTWEVRADHSRTGSLTAQGEGEELNSFEASGKNAIKRSKNDFDMPEQSNESEEKDSSIQEVRYVKCSECVPMFRKELRASRRIAVGTLETGAIVDADYQVCELHSTMHPGNTLTVSHLKADTMVDMDTHRETNTSPDTANELSSVVGEGYPKDVASWKRECILVTSENTEGTNECMVHSNRAGCINDSEESLLKTGTSKESPVMSNASKNRLPLCQMLTRFSETCRLAVKNSKLNTRMLALGNFFEENDSEKLQSNVEQSLLHSVDTGVSVIEEHNQTCTACNIGENNTGDILDDSSRKKFFFKYLPNPALSDVECNCQTVRQPSEPQKTVFEKLCMLESESCVNVDLKKSNKLKFKEQEPSEILTVSTKTAAQVMHAKLSKRLLQGKRKTKTLKVKLTQPVLANADTSMPTKCSSETINKIRREMGPPLPPLLLPLIATPPKAACTMSPVMSSTGRSSLLSPLDDLISPLRETPVPPLMSPLTDTPTVKSALLFSPSSPSEMAVGRRICSSPLKFCTSIPKHALPVPGRFPLLAADSAAPGAPQENSVKILDTMYPELSARARTLNILKGNIQLNRCAFSDSHSLPGPVAQIGGFKAIASTSTAFVKTGSNLKSDSRKDQDKDVQNQQLFSSSSNHLEKRTLLPISMPRSAKRLRLDSEPPKLEPNDTAAIRNTKNTISEMQEVFHDKSCEISDSAHSSSLEASLPVKKVIDPDCQKVSLALKKIAESCFDLLPVIKGHVYVGNISKIPIMRDEEKEVVYEFGIKNKHLAESLLHVILSKLKAQKNATNYNFNQALCRVYTGICRQLGDLERARLFCYSLLKEDFPDSEKLILFITNVWSDIFVFQGAINKAMQLVVRQSASNEMLACLSAYLNWEQSSSLDAGIMVSNLLLEMQSCPKVELQLSEQYGEDLSEDAWQYIFAVDLLCSHLKWDWTHNNVISKVLWPSMDKWVKKRKGHETAQSIPNSVIALTLRLIGRLGQIGLKEGYLAAVKNISSVIGLFVQHAKEEGVPWGVQLAAIYSLCDLGSSNPEGIVEAIHAWRATVLNNIPFAVTSGIAEITSLCKMQLN, translated from the exons cttctgttcaGGATAAGGCATGGCCTGAAAAAAGACGACTGACTGTTACAGAAG AAACTGTGCAAATCCACCGAAAGTTCAGGAAGTGTGATGGCAAAATGCTACCTTGGTATTCTTCACTAGAAAGTGCTGGAAAGCAAAATTCTGTAACAGCTATGCAACTTCAAGCAAGTACTGAGCCTTTTGGAGGTGACTGTGTTGAAAACAGGACTACTGAAGAATGTCTGCACGGTGGTGAGGATAAAACTGTAGATGTGATAATACAGACAGATGGGGCACACAGCAGTTCAGACTTCTCTGATCAGGAGCAAAAGGGCCCAGGTAGAAATGTGATGGATATATTGAATTGGGCCAGGCCTCTCCCTGCTTTACTTTCTCCAGTACAGCTTTCACCACCAGCTACACAG gaTATATTGTTTGGAGAAGTCACAGGTTCCAGTGACGAAGAAGTTGATTGCAGTGCTTCTGCAGCGGAGGATATTTTACAAGAAGACCAAGTTCAGCCTCCGAGTTGTAACGTATTCAGCCTTGATGAGGAGTATAACAGACAGAGCAAATCATGTGAGCATGGTCTTGAGGCAGAAATCTCATGTAACCTGAGTTGGAATGAAAAGAATGTTCATAGCGGTTCAAAGATGTTAAGCAAGGAGGAAAGAGATGCTGAAACAAAGCAACCTGAAGCTGCTACTTTAATTACAAACATGGGAACTAACAAAGATTGTTTGCAGGATAATTCTGAGCATATGGAAACTGAGAAGGGAGAACTAACTGAAGCAACAGCACATGAATTGGAAGCCATTGAAGAACAGAAAGGAGATAGCGAGGACATGCACAGTGAAGAGGGAGGTTCTTCAGCTGATTTCATGTTACACAGTTTCAAGCCTCAGAATCAGACGGAAAAATGTAGTGAGGTAGAGCAAACAGAGCAGAATGTAATCTTAATCAGAGCTGTTGATTATGAGGGTACACACAAAAAGCATGGTGAATTAATGAAAGCAGAAAGAGATGGATtatcaggagagagaaaaactccCAGGGCAGAATCTGTTCCACAAAACGTTACTTATTTGCCGCCTGAGCAATGCATTGTGCTTCAAAGTGAAGATTCTGAGGAGAAATCTGATGTGTTGATACAGAATGAAGTGGTTGAAAATGAATCAAAAAATGTAATCAAAGTAACTAATATAGCAAGTGATGTAGGGGAAAACATAAAACAAGTGATAATTGGAGAGGATATTTCAGCTGCAATACAGATGAAAGGACTCTGTGCAGAGGCAAATAATGAGAGAGAGCTCTCTGAAAATGTATTGTCTGATTTCAGTAGTTCAAAATCCTTCTGTGAAGTGGAGTGTCCTAAAGACCTAATGATACAGTGTGATGGGGAGAGAATAATTATGGAGACTGAGGCAGAGACTGGAGCTATTGAGATCTCTGCACACTCTCAGTGCTCTGAAATAACACATGACAGTGAAGAGATACTGGAGAAACAACGTGTGCAAACAATAAAAGATGAAGTGGACAAGGAATGCGAACCAGAGACTGTTAAAGTCTCTAGACATTACTTACCTGTATCTGCTATTGAAGGAATGAGAAATTCATTGTCTATGGataacaaagacaaaaatgtagGTTCAGAGAGGACTGCCTTGTCAGCCTTTCCAAAAGATGATGAACAGCTCAGAATTGAAGACATATATCTAACCAGACCTGAAACTATTGAACTAGCCATGAAATTTAACAGAGAAAGTGTTCTAGAAATAGCTGAATCGTCACAGCTACTCCGTagtgcagaaaggggaaaattaGTAGATGTAAAGGAGGGGGGATATTTAAAAGGCAAACCACACCAGGAAGAAAATGGTAGTAATTTATCGCAAGGGAAGTCAGTCTTGGAAGGTATACTTGCACCAAAGACGGCATGCGTTATTGATGCAGAAAGCAGTATAGCTAAGTGTGAATCCTCTATGTtagattttacagaaataaaaggtgaaataaaaaaacctgaaaaccaaTGTAGTACATTAGAACGTGGATTGTCCAAAACTCAAAACTTTAGTGTGTTTGAATCTCAAGAGACTGAATTCAAAGTTAATTCAGAAGATTTTGGAGAGGAAAGCAGTGAGCTGTTAGAAAGAGTGGATACCATTGCATCTGTCTTAGTAGAAAGTAATCTTTCTTCTCAGGCACAGTTTGCAAAACCTCTGAATCAGTTCTTGGTAATTGAGAATGTTAAATGTCATGAAATAAAAGGGGaattaaataaacaaagcaagGAATTGGTGACTGAGACTTGTTCCAGTTCATTTAACTGGGAAGAGAATGTtgtgcagaaaaataatatttcagagaTCATCTGCCAGTCTATTTCAGAAATCGATTTTAATAGTGGCTTGGCTTTTTCTACTCAAGGGGACTTGGAGGTGGGCTGtataaatactgaagaaacaGGTTCCTCTGTGCAAGTGAGAATTGGCTTGGAATCCACAATGCCTCCTGATCTAAATTTCAGTCTTCAGAAAGCTGTCAGTTTTGTTGAAACTAATTTCACAGAAAAGGCTGCTTTTTCCCGTAGATGGGAAGACAAAGGAGATAAAAATTGTGTTACGGGTAGTGCATTTAACTGTTCTTCAGAAAGCTTGGAAGAGGGTGCTGAGATCCTATCTGCAGAAAAAGACAACATGTGCAAAGAACTGGACTTCCTTGAGAGGGAATATGTACacaaaaatgaagtgaaaattgCAGATAAGAAAGAGCAGCCAGGAGATAAAGAAACTCAGGCATCTGATAAATCACAGATCCTGGATGCAAACTCTTACAATAAGAatacttttcttctccaaaagTTTGATTGTCAAGAATCAGGATGCAGGACTTCTACGTGGGAGGTTAGAGCAGATCATTCTAGAACTGGTTCACTAACAGCTCAGGGAGAAGGTGAAGAATTGAATAGTTTTGAGGCATCTgggaaaaatgctataaaaaggTCTAAAAATGATTTTGATATGCCAGAGCAGAGCAatgaatctgaagaaaaagaCTCTTCTATACAAGAAGTTAGATATGTGAAATGTTCTGAATGTGTTCCCATGTTCAGAAAGGAACTGAGAGCTTCCAGGAGAATTGCAGTTGGTACTCTGGAAACTGGTGCAATTGTTGATGCTGATTACCAAGTATGTGAACTTCATTCAACCATGCACCCAGGAAATACTTTGACAGTTAGTCATCTAAAAGCAGACACTATGGTGGATATGGATACACACCGTGAAACAAACACCTCTCCAGATACTGCAAATGAGTTGTCAAGTGTGGTTGGGGAGGGTTATCCTAAAGACGTAGCCTCTTGGAAAAGAGAGTGTATATTAGTAACCTCTGAAAATACTGAGGGTACTAATGAATGCATGGTACATTCTAACAGAGCTGGATGCATCAATGACAGTGAGGAAAGTCTGTTAAAAACGGGGACATCAAAAGAAAGCCCTGTGATGTCAAATGCTTCAAAAAATAGATTACCACTATGCCAGATGTTAACCAGATTCTCAGAAACTTGCAGACTGGCTGTAAAAAACAGTAAATTAAATACAAGAATGTTAGCGCTTGGCAATTTCTTCGAAGAAAATGATTCTGAAAAACTTCAGTCAAATGTGGAGCAAAGTCTACTACACAGTGTTGATACGGGGGTCTCGGTGATTGAAGAACATAATCAAACTTGTACTGCTTGCAACATAGGAGAAAATAACACTGGTGATATCCTAGATGAtagcagtagaaaaaaattttttttcaagtatcttCCAAATCCAGCCCTATCTGATGTAGAGTGCAATTGTCAGACAGTTAGGCAGCCTTCGGAGCCACAAAAAACAGTATTTGAGAAGCTATGTATGTTGGAGTCAGAGTCTTGTGTGAATGTTGATCTCAAAAAGAGCAATAAATTGAAGTTCAAAGAGCAAGAACCATCTGAAATCTTGACTGTTTCAACCAAGACAGCTGCCCAAGTAATGCATGCCAAGCTATCAAAGAGGCTATTGcaaggtaaaagaaaaacaaagactcTCAAAGTTAAACTAACTCAGCCAGTTCTTGCAAATGCTGATACTTCTATGCCAACAAAATGCTCGTCCGAGACTATAAATAAAATTAGGCGAGAGATGGGTCCTCCTCTGCCCCCCTTGCTACTGCCTTTGATTGCTACTCCTCCAAAAGCTGCATGTACCATGTCCCCAGTAATGTCTTCTACTGGTCGATCCTCTTTGCTTTCCCCTCTTGATGACCTGATATCCCCACTACGTGAAactcctgttcctcctctcatGTCTCCGTTAACAGATACTCCAACAGTAAAATCtgctcttttattttctccttcctcaccCTCAGAAATGGCAGTAGGTAGAAGGATTTGCTCCTCACCTTTGAAATTTTGTACTTCCATTCCAAAGCACGCACTTCCTGTCCCGGGAAGATTTCCTCTGCTTGCCGCTGATAGTGCTGCTCCAGGTGCTCCTCAGGAGAACTCTGTGAAAATATTGGACACTATGTATCCAGAGCTGTCTGCAAGGGCAAGGACACTAAACATTCTGAAGGGCAATATTCAGCTTAACCGATGTGCTTTTTCAGACAGCCACAGTTTGCCAGGACCTGTGGCTCAAATAGGTGGGTTCAAAGCAATTGCATCTACATCAACTGCTTTTGTTAAAACTGGGAGCAATTTGAAATCTGATAGTAGAAAAGATCAAGACAAAGATGTGCAAAATCAGCAATTGTTTTCAAGCTCATCAAATCATCTTGAAAAACGGACACTGTTGCCAATATCTATGCCAAGAAGTGCAAAGAGACTGAGGTTGGACAGTGAACCACCAAAGCTGGAGCCCAATGATACTGCTGCTatcagaaatactaaaaatacaaTCTCTGAAATGCAGGAGGTTTTCCATGACAAAAGCTGTGAAATCAGTGATTCAGCACACAGTTCCAGTTTAGAAGCATCACTGCCAGTAAAGAAGGTTATTGATCCTGACTGCCAGAAAGTTTCTTTGGCATTGAAGAAAATTGCTGAATCCTGTTTTGACTTGTTACCAGTTATTAAAGGTCACGTGTATGTTGGCAATATCTCAAAGATTCCAATAATGagagatgaagagaaagaagTTGTCTATGAATTTGGTATAAAAAACAAG CATTTAGCAGAGTCCTTGCTGCATGTTATTCTCAGTAAACTCAAGGCTCAGAAGAATGCCACAAATTACAATTTCAATCAGGCTCTATGTCGAGTCTACACAGGAATTTGTCGACAGTTGGGAGATTTGGAAAGAGCCCGCCTTTTCTGCTATAGCCTACTTAAAGAAG acttTCCAGACTCagaaaaattgattttgtttATCACAAATGTATGGTCTGACATATTTGTCTTCCAAGGTGCAATTAACAAAGCTATGCAATTAGTTGTCAGGCAGAGTGCAAGCAATGAGATGCTGGCCTGTTTGAGTGCTTATCTCAACTGGGAACAG AGTTCCTCTTTAGATGCTGGTATTATGGTCTCAAACCTGCTTTTAGAAATGCAGTCATGTCCAAAAGTAGAACTTCAACTGAGTGAGCAATACGGAGAAGATCTGAGTGAAGATGCTTGGCAGTACATATTTGCTGTTGATCTACTCTGCTCTCACCTGAAGTGGGATTGGACACATAACAATGTTATAAG CAAAGTGCTTTGGCCTTCTATGGATAAGTGGGTAAAGAAGAGAAAGGGGCACGAAACTGCTCAATCCATTCCTAATAGTGTTATAGCATTGACACTCAGGCTAATTG GTCGGTTGGGCCAAATAGGTTTGAAGGAAGGATATCTTGCTGCAGTGAAGAATATTAGTTCTGTAATTGGACTGTTTGTACAGCACGCAAAAGAGGAAG GTGTTCCCTGGGGTGTTCAGCTGGCAGCCATATATTCACTGTGTGACTTGGGTTCAAGCAATCCAGAAGGTATTGTTGAGGCCATCCATGCTTGGAGAGCAACAGTTCTTAACAACATCCCTTTTGCTGTCACAAGTGGCATAGCTGAAATCACTTCTCTGTGTAAAATGCAGCTAAACTAA